CCCTGCGTTTAAGACATCAACTGGGTACCTGAGCCTCTGGCTCAAACCCTAACTGTTACTTCAACAGCCGCTTGAGTCATTCCTGAAAGTTGCGCCTAGCTTTCAAGCAATACATTCATTGGTGGTGGGTGGGTGGCGATCAAGCACAGCCTCAGCCGCAATAACTAGCGCTTACCTGCACTGCCCACCGGACATCAACTAACCGACTCACTTATTCCTCTTTTTTACGGGACTGACGGGGCTCGAACCCGCAACTTCCGCCGTGACAGGGCGGTGCTCTAACCAATTGAACTACAGTCCCAATTTTTGCGCCTCTCTAATTATTCATACCTTCTCTAAGTTTGTCAACTTCTTTTTTGAAAGACAATTTTAGGGGATTGACTGGAGGGGGTTTAAGGGGCACAGCCGTGCGCCCCTACGGCAATGGGTATTGGTTTTATTTGTGACGGATTTGCTCGTAAATCTCCAAATAGTCTTTCCCTGGATGGTTCCAGGAGTAGTCGTAGCTCATACCTTGACTGACGAGTTTGCGGAACTCTTCGGGATATTGATACCACAACCCAATCGCCCGATCCATTGCCGATTCCAGGGCATAAGGGTCTGTGTCGTAGAATACATAACCATTACGCTCCTCCGGCAGGTATTTTTCATCGTAGTCTCGGTCAAACACGGTATTGACCAAACCCCCGACTCCCCGGACAATTGGCACTGTGCCGTACTTTAACCCAATCATCTGAGTGAGTCCACAGGGTTCGTAGTTGCTGGGAACGACAATCATATCGGCCCCGGCATAGATCAGGTGGGACAATTCTTCGTTAAAGCCAAGCTCCAAATGAACGTCGGGGTTATCGTTCAAAATGCGCTTTTCGTGCTGGAAATGGGCGTTAATTCCCGGTTCTGTGGCTGAACCCAAGAGGACAAATTGCGCGTCCCGCTGGAGGGCGTAGTAGATGGCATGATGGACGAGGTGAACGCCTTTTTGGTCATCTAAACGACCGATGTAGGCAATCAGGGGTTTATCGACATCGCGCAGCAAAAGCCGATCCCGCAGGGCTTTTTTGTTCTTGGCTTTGCCTTCTAGGTCTTCCTTACTGTAGTGATGAGGAATGTAGCGGTCTACTTCAGGATTCCAGAAATCATTATCAATGCCGTTGAGTACCCCGGTGAACTTCTCCTGGTACACATGCAAGGTGTGACCTAATCCATATCCAATCGGAGTGAAACGAGCTTCCCAGGCATGATGGGGCGAAACGGTGGTTACGGCGTTGGAGTAAACAATGCCCCCTTTCATGAAGTTCAAGGCAAAGGGGTTGAAATTGTCACGCAGGCGATCGTATTGGAAGTAATAAGATGAATTATTTAATCCCGTTGCCCACAAAACCTCTGTACCACCTATCCCTTGATGTTTAAAGTTGTGGATGGTGTAGCAAACCCGTTGATTTCCCATCTCATACTTGTAGTCCTCAAACAGCATGACGGGAATTAAGCCAGTTTGCCAGTCATGACAATGGATCACATCAGGTCGCTTATTGCTCTTTTGTAGAAATTCCAAAGCGGCTTTGCTGAAGAAGGCAAACCGCATATTGTCGTCGTCGCAACCGTAGTAACAGCCCCGGTTGAAGAAATTATCTGGAGAGTGGGGTTCAATAAAGAAACACAGCCGCCCGTGTACCCATCCGCAATAGACAGAACAGTGAATTGCGCCGCCATACCAGGGTACCCATAAATCACGATAGGCATCATGGAGTCCCCAAATATGGTCGTACCTCATGCAGTCGTACTTCGGCAGAATCAGTTCTACCGTATTCCCCCGAATTTCTAACTCCCGACTTAGTCCGTAAACGACATCGCCTAAGCCTCCAGCTTTGATGACGGGAGCGCACTCAGAGGCGATTTGTACGATATACATTTTTCCTCCTGACTCAGTAACAAAATATCTTCTTAATTTCACAGAAGTATATATATTCTGGGGAAATACGCAACCTGACCTTTGGGAATAAACAGCAGATAAGAACCGCAGCTAACACTAGTTGGGCGATTCCTGTAGAAAAGCTGCGTTCGCTACTGCCGGATATTGCGCTGTAACGGTTAGGTTCGGAGCTTTGCCTATTGGTTGCAATCCGTAGAATGGAGCACAAAGCTCGTCTGACTTTTTGAGGAAGCGATCGCAAATGGTAAGCTACCTGTACCGTCTTTTGCAAGATGATTTGATGCGTTACGCTAGTGATTTAGCAAAGCCATGCCGAAGGTTATACGTACCCTCTGGGAATGTGCGATCGCACTCATGAATCTGAGCTATTAAGTTGGATATCCTTTTCCATTACATAATTGATGAATTTCATTCCTCTGCGCTCAACTTCTTGGGGAGTTATCACTCTAAATCCCCTGCGTTCAAAAAACGGTCTAGCTGTGATGCTAGCCTCTGTAAATAATTTTTGTATGCCTAAGTTTTTTGCTGTTAACTGAATTTGATTCATCAATCTAGTTCCAACGCCCCTGCTTTGATAGTCTGCGTGGCAATAGAAACAACCAATATGACCCGTTTTTTCTAACTCCGCAAATCCAATGACTTTTCCCTCTTCCTCAGCCACGTAAGTCATTTTACTCTGCAAGCGCTCGCTCCATTGGGCATAATTCATATCCTTGGGTGCCCAAGCATCGACTTGTTCGTTAGAGTAATCTCGAATATTAATTCTATGAATGGTGTCATAGAATAAGTGCATTATTTCTTGAGTATCACTATTTTTAAATTCTCTAATGAGCATTGCGTTAGTCTTTGTTTAGTGGATTTAATAATACGATTAGGGCAAAACGGCTAGGAAGAGTACCTCCAAGTCATGTCACAAAAGCGCGATCGCACTGGAAGCATAACTGAGAAACTTCACCTATCTCTGGGCTAGCTTGAGGGCATGATTAATTTATTCCTGCATCCGAACTCAGCAATCGCTGTCTTAGGCTAGAGTTGAGGGCAATTAGCCCGAAGGCGTCGCCAGAGGCGATTGCACACAGCGCAGCGCCAGAGGTGATCGCTCAATGAGTATCGAGGAATGTCCTATGACTGCAACAGTACCCTCTACCAACCTACCGACTTTAGAGGAATTAAGGTCAGGTTTACCCAATATCTGCGGATGGGAGACAGAAATCAGTTCGGTGGTGAACCATCATGAACCCGTATTTTTGCCTAGGACGAATCTTCGTTTGGAAGACATCACGGCGGGATTTGCCTGCGCCCTCCACATGCACCAACCCACCATCCCGGCGGGTGCCAATGGCGAACTCATCAGCAATCTCCAGCACATGTTTGAACATCCCAACCAAGGGGATAACCACAATGCGGAACCCTTTGCTTGGTGTTATAGCCGCATGGGAGAGTTTA
The Microcoleus sp. AS-A8 genome window above contains:
- the glgA gene encoding glycogen synthase GlgA, whose protein sequence is MYIVQIASECAPVIKAGGLGDVVYGLSRELEIRGNTVELILPKYDCMRYDHIWGLHDAYRDLWVPWYGGAIHCSVYCGWVHGRLCFFIEPHSPDNFFNRGCYYGCDDDNMRFAFFSKAALEFLQKSNKRPDVIHCHDWQTGLIPVMLFEDYKYEMGNQRVCYTIHNFKHQGIGGTEVLWATGLNNSSYYFQYDRLRDNFNPFALNFMKGGIVYSNAVTTVSPHHAWEARFTPIGYGLGHTLHVYQEKFTGVLNGIDNDFWNPEVDRYIPHHYSKEDLEGKAKNKKALRDRLLLRDVDKPLIAYIGRLDDQKGVHLVHHAIYYALQRDAQFVLLGSATEPGINAHFQHEKRILNDNPDVHLELGFNEELSHLIYAGADMIVVPSNYEPCGLTQMIGLKYGTVPIVRGVGGLVNTVFDRDYDEKYLPEERNGYVFYDTDPYALESAMDRAIGLWYQYPEEFRKLVSQGMSYDYSWNHPGKDYLEIYEQIRHK
- a CDS encoding GNAT family N-acetyltransferase; the encoded protein is MLIREFKNSDTQEIMHLFYDTIHRINIRDYSNEQVDAWAPKDMNYAQWSERLQSKMTYVAEEEGKVIGFAELEKTGHIGCFYCHADYQSRGVGTRLMNQIQLTAKNLGIQKLFTEASITARPFFERRGFRVITPQEVERRGMKFINYVMEKDIQLNSSDS